One genomic region from Jiangella sp. DSM 45060 encodes:
- a CDS encoding MoxR family ATPase, whose product MTFSAQSPAPTSDAARAALTSVREEVAKAVVGQDAVVSGLVIGLLCRGHVLLEGVPGVAKTLLVRALAATLRVETKRVQFTPDLMPGDITGSLVYDARTAEFSFVEGPVFTNLLLADEINRTPPKTQAALLEAMEERQVSVDGRPRPLPDPFLVAATQNPVEYEGTYPLPEAQLDRFLLKLTVTVSERDDEIAVLRRHADGFDPRDLAAAGVQAVAGPDDLAAAREAVAAVRVEPDVLGYVVDVCRATRTSPSVQLGVSPRGATALLKTARAWAWLSGRGYVTPDDVKALARPTLRHRLSLRPEAEMEGVTADSVLETVLATVPVPR is encoded by the coding sequence GTGACGTTCTCGGCGCAGTCCCCCGCACCCACGTCCGACGCCGCCCGCGCGGCGCTGACCAGCGTCCGCGAGGAGGTCGCGAAGGCCGTCGTCGGGCAGGACGCCGTGGTGAGCGGCCTGGTCATCGGGCTGCTCTGCCGCGGTCACGTGCTCCTCGAGGGCGTGCCCGGCGTCGCGAAGACGCTCCTGGTCCGGGCGCTCGCGGCGACGCTGCGGGTCGAGACGAAGCGGGTGCAGTTCACCCCCGACCTCATGCCCGGCGACATCACCGGCTCGCTCGTCTACGACGCGCGCACGGCGGAGTTCTCCTTCGTCGAGGGCCCGGTCTTCACGAACCTGCTGCTCGCCGACGAGATCAACCGGACGCCGCCGAAGACGCAGGCCGCGCTGCTGGAGGCGATGGAGGAGCGGCAGGTCTCCGTCGACGGCCGGCCGCGGCCGCTGCCCGACCCGTTCCTCGTCGCCGCCACCCAGAACCCGGTCGAGTACGAGGGCACCTACCCGCTGCCCGAGGCGCAACTCGACCGCTTCCTGCTCAAGCTCACCGTCACGGTGTCCGAGCGCGACGACGAGATCGCGGTGCTGCGCCGGCACGCCGACGGTTTCGACCCGCGCGACCTCGCGGCCGCCGGCGTCCAGGCGGTGGCCGGCCCGGACGACCTCGCGGCCGCGCGCGAGGCCGTCGCCGCCGTCCGGGTCGAGCCCGACGTGCTCGGCTACGTCGTCGACGTCTGCCGGGCCACCCGCACGTCGCCGTCGGTGCAGCTGGGCGTCTCGCCGCGTGGTGCGACGGCGCTGCTCAAGACGGCGCGCGCGTGGGCCTGGCTGTCCGGGCGCGGGTACGTGACGCCCGACGACGTCAAGGCGCTGGCCCGGCCGACGCTGCGGCACCGGCTGTCGCTACGGCCGGAGGCCGAGATGGAGGGCGTCACCGCCGACTCCGTGCTCGAGACGGTCCTGGCCACGGTCCCCGTCCCGCGCTGA
- a CDS encoding DUF58 domain-containing protein, whose amino-acid sequence MVLTGRVAALAAIGAVVVAAAAPSWAGIVGVTGVVLALALADVALAGSPRALRLSRDGDHTARLGTTATVRLSVRNDGRRRVRGLLRDAWPPSAGAVADRIAVDLPAGARRLVETSLRPTRRGDRTADRVTVRSLGPLGLAGRQGSHAVPWTVRVLPPFRARRHLPSRLARLREIDGRSAVRIRGQGTEFDSLREYVRGDDVRSIDWRATARHGGVVVRTWRPERDRHVLIVLDTGRTSAGRVGDEPRLDAAIDTALLLGALAARAGDRVDLLAYDRQVRADVARLDATDLLRRMVGALAVLEPELLETDYRQLTAEILSRAGQHALVVIVTGLDSSAVELGLLPVLGRLTRRHTVMVASVADPRLAELAAGRGDSDAVYAAAAAEHDRLARAQLAELLGRRGAHVVDQPPADLPPAVADAYLELKATGRL is encoded by the coding sequence ATGGTCCTGACGGGGCGGGTCGCGGCGCTGGCGGCCATCGGCGCGGTGGTCGTGGCGGCCGCGGCGCCGTCGTGGGCCGGCATCGTGGGCGTGACGGGGGTCGTGCTGGCGCTCGCGCTGGCCGACGTCGCGCTGGCCGGGTCGCCGCGCGCGCTGCGGCTGTCCCGCGACGGCGACCACACGGCGCGGCTGGGCACGACGGCGACGGTGCGGCTGAGCGTGCGCAACGACGGCCGCCGCCGGGTCCGCGGGCTGCTGCGCGACGCCTGGCCGCCGTCCGCGGGCGCCGTCGCCGACCGCATCGCCGTCGACCTCCCAGCCGGTGCGCGGCGGCTGGTCGAGACGTCGTTGCGGCCGACCAGGCGCGGCGACCGCACCGCCGACCGCGTGACGGTGCGCAGCCTCGGCCCGCTCGGGCTGGCGGGACGGCAGGGCTCGCACGCCGTCCCGTGGACCGTCCGGGTGCTGCCACCGTTCCGGGCCCGCCGGCACCTGCCGTCGCGGCTGGCCCGGCTGCGCGAGATCGACGGCCGGTCCGCGGTGCGCATCCGCGGCCAGGGCACCGAGTTCGACTCGCTGCGCGAGTACGTCCGCGGCGACGACGTCCGCTCCATCGACTGGCGCGCGACCGCCCGGCACGGCGGCGTCGTCGTGCGGACGTGGCGGCCCGAGCGCGACCGGCACGTGCTGATCGTCCTCGACACCGGCCGGACGTCCGCGGGACGGGTCGGCGACGAGCCCCGGCTGGACGCCGCCATCGACACCGCGCTGCTGCTCGGCGCGCTGGCCGCGCGCGCCGGCGACCGCGTCGACCTGCTCGCGTACGACCGCCAGGTCCGCGCCGACGTCGCGCGGCTGGACGCCACCGACCTGCTGCGGCGCATGGTCGGCGCGCTGGCGGTGCTGGAGCCGGAGCTGCTCGAGACCGACTACCGGCAGCTCACCGCCGAGATCCTGAGCCGGGCGGGGCAACACGCGCTGGTCGTCATCGTTACCGGGCTCGACTCCAGCGCCGTCGAGCTGGGGCTGCTGCCGGTGCTCGGACGGCTGACCCGGCGGCACACCGTCATGGTCGCGTCGGTGGCCGACCCCCGGCTGGCCGAGTTGGCCGCCGGCCGGGGCGACTCCGACGCCGTCTACGCCGCTGCCGCCGCCGAACACGACCGCCTCGCCCGCGCCCAACTGGCCGAGCTGCTCGGCCGCCGCGGCGCCCACGTCGTCGACCAGCCGCCGGCCGACCTCCCGCCCGCCGTCGCCGACGCCTACCTGGAGCTCAAGGCGACCGGACGGCTCTAA
- a CDS encoding DUF4350 domain-containing protein — MSSTTTTPPESRPLDPTSAEHWRRWRRPLAVVAFLLVTAVVLGIVQSQAGRGYLDPEGVDNPGARALATLLAEQGVDITSVRGNEDAVAAAGPDDTVLVTVPDLLTTDQIDRLVDTGARLVLVAPELRVPDYAPGLTAVLVDAPGTVEPGCALPVAERAGSARLGGFGFSGELSRSEGAACYTVDGEPALAVSSTESGGQVVLLGTAEPLTNEYLDDDGNAALALGLLGETRRLIWYRPIPEQGTDAPAAFTDELPGWVRAGAWQLAIAVALAAVWRARRLGRLVTEPLPVVVRASETTEGRARLYRRGRSREHAAGLLRAAAIRRLAASARLPGQTGEAGPDAVGALAATLAARTGRPAAEIAALLAGPPPADDAALVRLAADLDDLENAGVPRATGASPTGKDPRPS; from the coding sequence GCGTCGCTGGCGCCGTCCGCTCGCGGTCGTGGCGTTCCTGCTGGTCACAGCGGTCGTCCTGGGCATCGTGCAGAGTCAGGCCGGCCGCGGCTACCTCGACCCCGAGGGCGTCGACAATCCGGGAGCGCGGGCGCTGGCCACGCTGCTGGCCGAGCAGGGCGTCGACATCACGTCCGTGCGCGGCAACGAAGACGCCGTCGCGGCCGCGGGCCCCGACGACACCGTGCTGGTGACGGTGCCCGACCTGCTGACGACCGACCAGATCGACCGCCTCGTCGACACCGGCGCGCGACTGGTGCTGGTGGCGCCCGAGCTGCGGGTACCCGACTACGCGCCCGGGCTGACCGCCGTGCTGGTCGACGCGCCCGGCACGGTGGAGCCCGGCTGCGCGCTGCCGGTCGCCGAGCGGGCCGGGTCGGCGCGGCTGGGCGGGTTCGGCTTCAGCGGCGAGCTCAGCCGGTCCGAGGGCGCCGCCTGCTACACCGTCGACGGCGAGCCGGCGCTGGCGGTCTCGTCGACGGAGAGCGGCGGCCAGGTGGTGCTGCTCGGCACCGCCGAACCCCTGACGAACGAGTATCTCGACGACGACGGCAACGCGGCGCTGGCTCTGGGGCTGCTCGGCGAAACGCGGCGGCTGATCTGGTACCGCCCCATCCCCGAGCAGGGCACCGACGCCCCGGCCGCGTTCACCGACGAGCTGCCCGGCTGGGTGCGGGCCGGCGCCTGGCAGCTGGCGATCGCCGTGGCGCTGGCTGCCGTGTGGCGGGCGCGGCGGCTGGGCCGGCTGGTCACCGAGCCGCTGCCGGTCGTCGTCCGGGCCAGCGAGACGACGGAGGGACGGGCCCGGCTGTACCGTCGCGGCCGGTCCCGCGAGCACGCCGCCGGGCTGCTCAGGGCGGCCGCGATCCGCCGGCTGGCCGCGTCCGCCCGGCTGCCCGGCCAGACCGGCGAGGCCGGGCCCGACGCCGTCGGCGCCCTGGCCGCGACGCTCGCCGCCCGCACCGGCCGGCCCGCCGCGGAGATCGCCGCGCTGCTGGCCGGCCCGCCGCCGGCCGACGACGCCGCCCTGGTGCGGCTGGCCGCCGACCTCGACGACCTGGAGAATGCCGGTGTCCCCCGGGCCACCGGCGCCTCGCCCACCGGAAAGGATCCCCGTCCATCGTGA
- a CDS encoding RDD family protein has translation MSDLVTGEAVPLELRLAKLPSRALALLLDALILAVLGFALLLLLGQIAPGVDEALAAALIIGGTVFLLVVIPTTVETLTRGKSVGKAAAGLRVVRDDGGPIRFRHALVRALAGVFADFVLTLGVGAMVCSLLNPRGKRIGDVLAGTVVVRERIPSTAAPLPVLDPRLAPWAASLELSRLPDRLAMAARSLLARAPQLAPDVRTRLAVDLANEVSALVSPPPPPGLPPWDYLAAVLAERRRRDALRYGDPAMRPPAQPPPPSDPPPPVEQPRPPSRTDGGFAPPS, from the coding sequence GTGAGCGACCTGGTGACCGGCGAGGCCGTCCCCCTCGAGCTGCGGCTGGCCAAGCTGCCCTCGCGTGCGCTCGCACTGCTCCTCGACGCCCTCATCCTGGCGGTGCTGGGGTTCGCGCTGCTGCTCCTGCTCGGCCAGATCGCGCCCGGCGTCGACGAAGCGCTGGCGGCGGCGCTGATCATCGGCGGGACGGTGTTCCTGCTGGTCGTCATCCCGACGACGGTCGAGACGCTGACCCGCGGCAAGTCGGTCGGGAAGGCGGCTGCCGGGCTGCGGGTGGTCCGCGACGACGGCGGGCCGATCCGGTTCCGGCACGCCCTGGTCCGCGCGCTGGCCGGGGTGTTCGCCGACTTCGTGCTGACGCTCGGCGTCGGCGCCATGGTCTGCTCGCTGCTCAACCCGCGCGGCAAGCGCATCGGCGACGTGCTGGCCGGCACCGTCGTCGTCCGCGAACGCATACCGTCGACGGCCGCGCCGCTGCCGGTCCTCGACCCCCGGCTGGCGCCGTGGGCGGCGTCGCTGGAGCTGTCCCGGCTGCCCGACCGCCTCGCCATGGCCGCGCGGTCGCTGCTGGCCCGTGCGCCGCAACTGGCGCCCGACGTGCGCACCCGGCTCGCCGTCGACCTCGCCAACGAGGTGTCCGCGCTGGTCAGCCCGCCGCCACCGCCCGGGCTGCCGCCGTGGGACTACCTCGCCGCCGTGCTGGCCGAACGCCGCCGCCGCGACGCGCTGCGCTACGGCGACCCGGCGATGCGGCCGCCGGCGCAGCCACCACCACCGTCCGATCCGCCACCCCCGGTGGAACAGCCGAGGCCGCCGTCGCGCACCGACGGCGGCTTCGCCCCGCCGTCGTGA
- a CDS encoding stage II sporulation protein M has product MDLDAFVAAHRDEWDRLERLVRRRGRLTGPEADELVALYRAASTHLSTLRSAAPDPVLLGRLSSLVARARTAIAGAHDPGWRDVVRFLTVGFPAAVYLNRRWWIGAALAFAVVSVAVAWWVAANPAVQATIGAPEQIRQLVEHDFEDYYSANPAGSFAARVWVNNAWVAAACLALGVFLGIPVVYVLWMNAVNVAASAGLMAAAGRLDVFFGLITPHGLLELTAVFVAAGAGLRLGWTVVDPGPRGRGEALAETGRATLGMALGLACVLLVSGVIEAFVTPSGLPTWARIAIGVLAEALFLAYVWVYGRRAVLAGEVGDIDRDARADTLPVAG; this is encoded by the coding sequence GTGGACCTCGACGCGTTCGTCGCGGCGCACCGCGACGAGTGGGACCGCCTCGAGCGGCTGGTCCGCCGCCGCGGCCGGCTCACCGGGCCCGAGGCCGACGAGCTGGTCGCGTTGTACCGCGCGGCGTCCACGCACCTGTCCACGCTGCGCTCGGCCGCGCCCGACCCCGTCCTGCTCGGACGGCTGTCGTCGCTGGTGGCGCGGGCTCGCACGGCCATCGCCGGCGCCCACGACCCCGGCTGGCGCGACGTCGTCCGGTTCCTCACTGTCGGCTTCCCGGCGGCCGTGTACCTCAACCGGCGCTGGTGGATCGGCGCGGCGCTCGCCTTCGCCGTCGTCTCTGTCGCGGTCGCCTGGTGGGTCGCCGCGAACCCGGCGGTTCAGGCGACCATCGGCGCGCCGGAGCAGATCAGGCAGCTGGTCGAGCACGACTTCGAGGACTACTACTCGGCGAACCCGGCCGGCTCGTTCGCCGCCCGCGTGTGGGTGAACAACGCCTGGGTGGCGGCGGCCTGCCTCGCGCTCGGCGTCTTCCTCGGCATCCCGGTCGTGTACGTGCTGTGGATGAACGCCGTCAACGTGGCCGCGTCGGCCGGGTTGATGGCGGCGGCCGGCCGCCTGGACGTGTTCTTCGGCCTGATCACGCCGCACGGCCTGCTGGAGCTGACGGCGGTGTTCGTCGCCGCGGGGGCCGGGTTGCGGCTGGGCTGGACGGTCGTCGATCCGGGTCCGCGCGGACGCGGCGAGGCGCTGGCCGAGACCGGACGGGCGACGCTCGGCATGGCGCTCGGGCTGGCCTGCGTGCTGCTGGTGTCCGGCGTCATCGAGGCGTTCGTGACGCCGTCGGGCCTGCCGACGTGGGCGCGCATCGCCATCGGGGTGCTCGCGGAGGCGTTGTTCCTCGCCTACGTGTGGGTGTACGGACGGCGCGCGGTGCTGGCCGGCGAGGTCGGCGACATCGACCGCGACGCCCGCGCCGACACCCTCCCGGTGGCGGGTTAG
- a CDS encoding GNAT family N-acetyltransferase, giving the protein MTGGYQRVDDAGPEQLAAMRDLAGRLWSWSSRWHPGELAWFWYEHGGPDPAWRTAYWRHRGEVVAWAWDRGGRLDLQLDPSHLALTAQVVAWFGGHTVTVLDAETELIDALGEHGYARRDDDRFFAHLRRPLDGLPAAAPLPDGYTWRPPDAAARAAIHSVAFGVTMSEAVYRGIQRAPSYRPELDQLIVAPDGTPAASALAWVDGDAAVLEPVGTSPEHRRRGLAGAASLAALRAARDLGARDARVCARGDDGYPAARAAYEALGFRVYARNARLVRPA; this is encoded by the coding sequence GTGACCGGCGGCTACCAGCGGGTCGACGACGCCGGGCCGGAGCAGCTGGCCGCCATGCGCGATCTCGCCGGGCGGCTGTGGAGCTGGTCCAGCCGGTGGCATCCGGGCGAACTGGCGTGGTTCTGGTACGAGCACGGCGGGCCGGACCCGGCCTGGCGGACGGCGTACTGGCGGCACCGCGGGGAGGTGGTGGCATGGGCGTGGGACCGCGGGGGACGTCTGGACCTCCAGCTCGACCCGTCCCACCTCGCGTTGACGGCGCAGGTCGTGGCCTGGTTCGGCGGCCACACGGTCACCGTCCTGGACGCGGAGACCGAGCTGATCGACGCCCTGGGCGAGCACGGCTACGCGCGCCGCGACGACGACCGGTTCTTCGCCCACCTGCGCCGCCCGCTCGACGGGCTCCCGGCGGCCGCGCCGTTGCCGGACGGGTACACCTGGCGGCCGCCCGATGCCGCCGCGCGGGCCGCAATCCACTCCGTCGCGTTCGGCGTCACGATGTCGGAGGCCGTCTACCGCGGCATACAGCGCGCACCGTCGTACCGGCCCGAGCTGGACCAGCTGATCGTCGCGCCGGACGGCACCCCGGCCGCGTCGGCGCTCGCCTGGGTCGACGGCGACGCCGCCGTGCTGGAGCCGGTCGGGACCTCGCCCGAACACCGCCGGCGCGGGCTCGCGGGAGCGGCCTCGCTGGCCGCGTTGCGAGCCGCCCGGGACCTCGGCGCCCGCGACGCCCGGGTCTGCGCCCGCGGCGACGACGGATACCCGGCCGCGCGGGCGGCGTACGAGGCGCTCGGTTTCCGGGTCTACGCCCGCAACGCGCGCCTCGTCCGCCCCGCGTGA